In the Ilumatobacteraceae bacterium genome, one interval contains:
- a CDS encoding NAD-glutamate dehydrogenase, giving the protein MGDHIGRDGNGAAPLTERLQTLATSRRPDDDALPGFLEAYYRELPDFDVDDRTDADLYAAAVRHWGLGLTRSEGATDIAILSPDRDRDGWNSDRSFVMIVTADAPFLVDTVRIVLERHGISTHLLVHPMLHVCRDESGRITAAGGPTDDESCQVEAWTQVEIDRCDAATAAALRDDLDAAIAQTHQVVADFAAMRDRMRDQADLDPLLGWLIDDNFVFLGASRFVFDDSGITRAPDGDLGLSIGNDVVDPAIDLSAPAVSVARSSHESTVHRSSRLTAVTIRYTSDDGSGRVDRFVGLLSSTAYRQSTLSIPSVGDRARAVLGLAADGAETHTGRSMRNVLETLPRDVVFELDADQLALLVIEVVSLQERQIVRVIDVPEPVGTWSTVLVFLPKARFSADLPERIAEFVGAAYGAPTTDVESFIGTSSLARITFTVQRSDDDVPDLDELSDRVDAITTSWSDRLRIAVRRELGDPAAGRLVDRFAEAVPDSYRSSVDPATAVADLEHLSELLDSDRSLRAALTRSVDADPGVWRMRVYSRELRIALSELLPVLGHLGVRAIDEHPYHVRLGDEHCYIYDIGLRVPDEVTIDEHRHREVTLAFERLLLGEIEADGFNRLVLMAGLTSRQVNFLRCYSKFAHQTGFTFSQSYVEDTLARLPELASTLVELFEARFDPSLDDGERLASYATADSELLAHLDEVPSLDDDRIVRMFRSLIKATVRTSAFQDRPTIAFKFDPSLVPDLPEPRPAHEIFVCSQRVEGVHLRGGPIARGGLRWSDRPEDYRTEVLGLVKAQMVKNAVIVPVGAKGGFVVKQPKATAEDNRAEGVACYRMFVSALLDLTDNLVDGKIVHPERVLRYDGPDPYLVVAADKGTATFSDIANEISADYGFWLGDAFASGGSDGYDHKAMGITARGAWESVRRHASVLGRNADTEALTAVGIGDMSGDVFGNGMLISPNLRLVAAFDHRDIFIDPTPDAATAHAERRRLFELPRSSWADYDERLISEGGGVFSRRSKSIDLTPQMQAALGVSDESMTPNQLISAVLRAPVDLLWNGGVGTYIKASTETNGDVGDRSNDAVRVDAATLRCRIIGEGGNLGVTQLGRVEYALNGGLIYTDAIDNSAGVDCSDHEVNIKILLGAVVGRGDMTLKQRNELLEQMTDEVAELVLDNNKAQTLALMIARQQGMPMVNVHARYLDQLESEGWLDRDLEFLPSDKQIAERQLNGSGLRTPEFAVMIAYTKNANISEIMTTDLPDAPLLEHDVIEYFPTPLRERFRNDILQHRLRREIAATQLVNQMVNLSGISYDHRMTEDTGASVTDVARAWLVAREVLDFPAWWEAIGELEHLSADRQMELYLDCRRSAERTSLWFLRHRRPPIGIAAEVERFRDAVQAVSDGLLDCLTGPMRAESDQLAEERRAWSVPPELAAASANWRLLHTIFDVIELADRVDVPPLTACATYWEVFDRLDLMWLWDAVGTLPRSDRWQTQARGALRDDLMTTLAELAASVLDGGGGTVDSWIGANERAVQRVTALLTQVRRADAFDVTNLSVALRQLRNLGLTSRHEA; this is encoded by the coding sequence ATGGGTGATCACATCGGGCGAGACGGCAACGGCGCCGCTCCGCTCACCGAACGGCTGCAGACGCTGGCGACGAGCCGGCGACCCGACGACGATGCGTTGCCAGGGTTCCTCGAGGCCTACTACCGCGAGCTGCCCGATTTCGACGTCGACGACCGGACCGACGCCGATCTCTACGCAGCAGCCGTGCGGCATTGGGGGCTCGGACTCACTCGGTCGGAAGGCGCGACCGACATCGCGATCCTGTCGCCCGATCGTGATCGGGACGGCTGGAACTCCGACCGCTCGTTCGTGATGATCGTCACCGCCGATGCGCCGTTCCTCGTCGACACGGTGCGGATCGTGCTCGAACGGCACGGCATCTCGACCCATCTGCTGGTCCACCCGATGCTGCACGTCTGCCGTGACGAGAGCGGACGCATCACCGCGGCAGGTGGTCCGACCGATGACGAATCCTGCCAGGTCGAGGCATGGACGCAGGTCGAGATCGACCGATGCGACGCCGCGACCGCGGCAGCGCTCCGCGACGACCTCGACGCGGCGATCGCCCAGACCCACCAGGTCGTCGCCGACTTCGCCGCGATGCGGGATCGCATGCGGGACCAGGCTGATCTCGACCCGTTGCTCGGCTGGCTGATCGACGACAACTTCGTGTTCCTCGGCGCGTCCCGTTTCGTGTTCGACGACTCGGGGATCACCCGGGCGCCCGACGGCGACCTCGGACTGTCGATCGGCAACGATGTCGTCGATCCGGCGATCGACCTCTCGGCCCCTGCCGTCTCGGTCGCGCGTTCCTCTCACGAGTCGACGGTGCATCGCTCGAGTCGTCTGACAGCGGTCACGATCCGTTACACCTCCGACGACGGCTCCGGGCGCGTCGATCGGTTCGTCGGGCTGTTGTCGTCGACCGCGTACCGTCAGAGCACCCTGTCGATCCCGTCGGTCGGCGACCGGGCCCGGGCCGTGCTCGGACTGGCCGCCGACGGCGCCGAGACCCACACCGGCCGATCGATGCGCAACGTGCTCGAGACCCTGCCGCGTGACGTCGTGTTCGAGCTCGACGCCGACCAGCTCGCATTGCTGGTGATCGAGGTCGTCAGTCTGCAGGAGCGTCAGATCGTGCGGGTCATCGACGTCCCCGAGCCGGTCGGGACCTGGTCGACGGTGCTCGTGTTCCTGCCCAAGGCCCGATTCAGCGCTGATCTGCCCGAGCGGATCGCCGAGTTCGTCGGAGCTGCATACGGTGCGCCGACGACCGACGTCGAATCGTTCATCGGCACGAGCAGCCTGGCGCGGATCACGTTCACGGTGCAGCGGTCGGACGACGACGTCCCCGACCTCGACGAGTTGTCGGATCGTGTCGACGCCATCACGACCTCGTGGTCCGACCGTCTGCGGATCGCCGTCCGGCGCGAGTTGGGTGACCCTGCGGCGGGTCGGCTCGTCGACCGGTTCGCCGAAGCGGTTCCCGACTCGTACCGCAGCAGCGTCGACCCGGCGACCGCGGTGGCCGATCTCGAACACCTCTCCGAGCTGCTCGATTCCGATCGGTCGCTCCGCGCCGCGCTCACGCGCAGCGTCGACGCCGATCCCGGCGTGTGGCGGATGCGGGTGTACAGCCGCGAGCTGCGGATCGCCCTGAGCGAACTGCTGCCGGTCCTCGGCCACCTGGGCGTCCGGGCGATCGACGAGCACCCGTACCACGTGCGGCTGGGCGACGAGCACTGCTACATCTACGACATCGGTCTGCGTGTGCCCGACGAGGTGACGATCGACGAGCACCGCCATCGCGAGGTGACGCTGGCGTTCGAGCGTCTGCTGCTCGGCGAGATCGAAGCCGACGGATTCAACCGGTTGGTACTGATGGCCGGGCTCACGTCGCGTCAGGTGAACTTCCTGCGGTGCTACTCGAAGTTCGCTCATCAGACCGGCTTCACGTTCAGCCAGTCGTACGTCGAAGACACCCTGGCGCGGCTGCCGGAGCTCGCGTCGACGCTCGTCGAGTTGTTCGAGGCCCGGTTCGACCCGTCGCTCGACGACGGTGAACGACTCGCGTCCTACGCCACCGCCGATTCCGAACTCCTCGCCCATCTCGACGAGGTGCCGTCGCTCGACGACGACCGCATCGTCCGGATGTTCCGGTCCCTGATCAAGGCAACGGTCCGCACCAGCGCCTTCCAGGACCGGCCGACGATCGCGTTCAAGTTCGACCCGTCACTCGTGCCCGATCTGCCCGAGCCACGTCCGGCCCACGAGATCTTCGTGTGTTCGCAGCGGGTCGAGGGGGTCCACCTGCGCGGCGGCCCGATCGCCCGTGGCGGTCTGCGCTGGAGCGATCGGCCCGAGGACTACCGCACCGAGGTCCTGGGCCTGGTCAAGGCCCAGATGGTGAAGAACGCGGTCATCGTGCCCGTCGGCGCCAAGGGCGGGTTCGTCGTCAAACAACCGAAGGCGACGGCCGAGGACAATCGTGCCGAGGGCGTCGCGTGCTATCGGATGTTCGTGAGTGCCTTGCTCGACCTAACCGACAACCTGGTCGACGGCAAGATCGTGCACCCCGAGCGGGTGCTGCGATACGACGGCCCCGACCCGTACCTCGTCGTCGCCGCCGACAAGGGCACGGCGACGTTCAGCGACATCGCCAACGAGATCTCGGCCGACTACGGATTCTGGCTCGGCGACGCGTTCGCGTCGGGCGGCAGCGACGGCTACGACCACAAGGCGATGGGGATCACCGCCCGTGGCGCCTGGGAGAGCGTGCGTCGTCACGCCTCCGTGCTCGGCCGCAACGCCGACACCGAGGCATTGACCGCGGTCGGCATCGGCGACATGTCGGGCGATGTGTTCGGCAACGGCATGTTGATCTCGCCGAATCTGCGGCTCGTCGCCGCGTTCGACCATCGTGACATCTTCATCGACCCGACCCCCGACGCTGCCACGGCACACGCAGAACGTCGGCGATTGTTCGAGCTGCCGAGGTCGAGTTGGGCCGACTACGACGAACGGCTGATCTCCGAGGGTGGCGGCGTGTTCTCGCGGCGTTCGAAATCGATCGACCTCACGCCGCAGATGCAGGCGGCACTCGGTGTCTCCGACGAGTCGATGACCCCGAACCAGCTGATCAGCGCGGTGCTCCGAGCACCGGTCGATCTGCTCTGGAACGGTGGAGTCGGCACCTACATCAAGGCCTCGACCGAGACCAACGGTGACGTCGGCGATCGCTCCAACGACGCGGTGCGCGTCGACGCGGCGACCCTTCGTTGCCGGATCATCGGTGAGGGCGGCAACCTGGGCGTGACCCAGCTCGGACGTGTCGAGTACGCCCTGAACGGTGGGTTGATCTACACCGACGCGATCGACAACTCGGCCGGCGTCGACTGCAGCGATCACGAGGTCAACATCAAGATCCTGCTCGGTGCGGTGGTCGGACGCGGCGACATGACGCTGAAGCAGCGGAACGAGCTGCTCGAGCAGATGACCGACGAGGTGGCCGAACTCGTGCTCGACAACAACAAGGCGCAGACGTTGGCGCTGATGATCGCCCGGCAGCAGGGCATGCCGATGGTCAACGTGCACGCCCGGTACCTCGACCAGCTCGAGTCGGAAGGCTGGCTCGACCGGGACCTCGAGTTCCTGCCGAGCGACAAGCAGATCGCCGAACGGCAGTTGAACGGCTCGGGCCTCCGCACCCCGGAGTTCGCCGTGATGATCGCGTACACCAAGAACGCGAACATCTCCGAGATCATGACGACCGACCTGCCCGACGCCCCGCTGCTCGAGCACGACGTGATCGAGTACTTCCCGACCCCACTCCGGGAGCGATTCAGGAACGACATCCTGCAACACCGGCTGCGGCGCGAGATCGCGGCGACACAGCTCGTCAATCAGATGGTGAACCTCTCGGGCATCTCCTACGACCACCGGATGACCGAGGACACCGGTGCGTCGGTGACCGACGTCGCCAGGGCGTGGTTGGTCGCCCGTGAGGTACTCGACTTCCCGGCCTGGTGGGAGGCCATCGGGGAGCTCGAACACCTGAGCGCCGACCGGCAGATGGAGCTCTATCTCGATTGTCGTCGATCGGCCGAGCGGACATCGCTCTGGTTCCTCCGTCACCGGCGCCCGCCGATCGGCATCGCCGCCGAAGTCGAGCGGTTCCGAGACGCCGTGCAGGCGGTCTCCGATGGTCTGCTCGACTGTCTCACCGGGCCGATGCGCGCCGAATCCGATCAACTCGCCGAGGAGCGGCGAGCCTGGTCGGTGCCGCCCGAACTCGCAGCTGCGTCGGCCAACTGGCGCCTGCTGCACACCATCTTCGACGTGATCGAACTCGCCGATCGGGTCGACGTGCCGCCGCTGACCGCATGCGCCACCTACTGGGAGGTCTTCGACCGGCTCGATCTGATGTGGTTGTGGGACGCGGTCGGCACCCTGCCCCGGTCCGATCGGTGGCAGACCCAGGCTCGTGGCGCCCTGCGCGACGACCTGATGACCACGCTGGCGGAGCTGGCGGCGAGTGTGCTCGACGGGGGCGGCGGCACGGTCGACTCCTGGATCGGTGCGAACGAACGAGCCGTGCAGCGGGTGACCGCGCTGCTCACGCAGGTGCGGCGCGCCGACGCCTTCGACGTGACCAACCTGTCGGTCGCGCTGCGCCAGCTCCGCAACCTGGGGCTCACCTCACGTCACGAGGCCTGA
- the gltX gene encoding glutamate--tRNA ligase has product MSGSPRYRFAPSPTGFFHVGGARTALFNWALARSTGGTFVLRVEDTDEARNRPEWTQGIIDSLAWIGIGADDPHFEGPLFQSTYASAHLAAAQRLFESGHAYYCDMTPDEIQERAKAEAVTGYAGWSRDSGLGPATGSVLRFRVPDGTTVVSDQVRGDVSFDNDTIEDFVLLRGNGTPVFMLANVVDDMEMGITNVVRAEEHLPNTPKQQMIWEALGQEPPVWAHVPVLVNEQRKKLSKRRDKVALEQYREEGILADAMVNYLMTLGWTMPGAEAAGTEIFPWSEMEAAFRLEDVNLSPAFFDTKKLVSFNGEYIRQLSVPELVEACEPWLPAEWDRTRFAEIAPYIQQRLNTLADAPGVVDFLFADEPEFDEASWDKTMTTEYAAPLLADAIDAYEHAEWNHETLKSTLEDVMVRYELKLGKAQAPVRVAVTGRTVGPPLFEALEVMGRDESLRRMRAASARLDGSDG; this is encoded by the coding sequence ATGTCTGGTTCACCTCGCTATCGATTCGCCCCGTCGCCGACCGGCTTCTTCCACGTGGGCGGTGCCCGCACGGCACTGTTCAACTGGGCGCTCGCCCGTTCGACGGGTGGCACGTTCGTGCTCCGGGTCGAAGACACCGACGAGGCCCGCAATCGGCCGGAGTGGACCCAGGGCATCATCGACTCGCTCGCTTGGATCGGTATCGGTGCCGACGACCCCCACTTCGAGGGCCCGTTGTTCCAGAGCACGTACGCCTCCGCCCACCTCGCCGCTGCCCAGCGCCTGTTCGAGTCCGGCCACGCGTACTACTGCGACATGACCCCCGACGAGATCCAGGAGCGAGCCAAGGCGGAGGCAGTGACGGGGTACGCCGGCTGGTCGCGCGACAGCGGCCTCGGCCCGGCGACCGGCAGCGTGTTGCGCTTCCGGGTCCCCGACGGCACCACGGTCGTGAGCGACCAGGTGCGCGGCGACGTCTCCTTCGACAACGACACGATCGAAGACTTCGTGCTGCTCCGTGGCAACGGGACCCCGGTGTTCATGCTCGCCAACGTGGTCGACGACATGGAGATGGGCATCACCAACGTGGTGCGGGCCGAGGAGCACCTGCCCAATACGCCGAAGCAGCAGATGATCTGGGAGGCGCTCGGCCAGGAGCCGCCCGTGTGGGCCCATGTGCCGGTGCTCGTCAACGAGCAACGCAAGAAGCTGTCGAAGCGGCGTGACAAGGTCGCACTCGAGCAATACCGCGAGGAGGGGATCCTCGCCGACGCGATGGTCAACTACCTGATGACGCTCGGTTGGACCATGCCCGGCGCCGAAGCTGCCGGTACGGAGATCTTCCCGTGGTCCGAGATGGAGGCGGCATTCCGTCTCGAAGACGTCAACCTGTCGCCGGCGTTCTTCGACACGAAGAAGCTCGTGTCGTTCAACGGTGAGTACATCCGTCAACTGTCGGTGCCCGAGTTGGTCGAGGCGTGCGAGCCCTGGCTGCCCGCCGAGTGGGACCGGACCCGCTTCGCCGAGATCGCCCCGTACATCCAGCAGCGCCTCAACACGCTCGCCGATGCGCCCGGTGTCGTCGACTTCCTGTTCGCCGACGAGCCCGAGTTCGACGAGGCGTCGTGGGACAAGACGATGACGACCGAGTACGCGGCTCCGTTGCTCGCCGACGCGATCGACGCGTACGAGCACGCCGAGTGGAACCACGAGACGCTGAAGTCGACGCTCGAAGACGTCATGGTGCGCTACGAACTCAAGCTCGGCAAGGCGCAGGCGCCGGTCAGGGTCGCGGTGACCGGTCGCACGGTCGGTCCGCCGCTGTTCGAGGCCCTCGAGGTCATGGGGCGCGACGAGTCGTTGCGCCGCATGCGGGCCGCGTCGGCGCGACTCGACGGGTCGGACGGCTGA
- a CDS encoding YdcF family protein, translating to MPDRGSYDPLDDLVDRSESEATERGPVVWWRRRPRWSRVVLGVIGVIGLYFGISLVQVVQAGRADDRNPVGAIVVLGAAQYDGRPSPQLGARLDHAVTLWEAGVAPVVMVTGGKQPDDRFTEAEAARRYLAARGVPDDAILMEDVGRTTYESLESAAEILLAGDLDEVVLVSDPFHMKRSQLIAGGFGLDARVSATPSSVVTGWTSARRHVREAAGVALGRLVGFERLSDLVG from the coding sequence ATGCCTGATCGCGGCTCGTACGACCCGCTGGACGATCTCGTCGACCGGTCCGAGTCGGAGGCGACCGAGCGCGGCCCCGTCGTGTGGTGGCGCCGGCGTCCGCGCTGGTCCCGGGTCGTGCTCGGCGTGATCGGGGTCATCGGGTTGTATTTCGGCATCTCACTCGTGCAGGTGGTGCAGGCGGGTCGAGCCGACGATCGCAACCCGGTCGGCGCGATCGTCGTATTGGGTGCCGCCCAGTACGACGGCCGGCCGTCGCCCCAGCTCGGCGCACGCCTCGATCATGCGGTGACGCTGTGGGAGGCCGGCGTCGCTCCCGTGGTGATGGTGACCGGCGGCAAGCAACCCGACGATCGATTCACCGAGGCCGAGGCGGCGCGCAGGTACCTCGCAGCGCGCGGTGTTCCCGACGACGCGATCCTGATGGAAGACGTCGGTCGGACCACCTACGAGTCGCTCGAGTCTGCTGCTGAGATCCTGCTCGCCGGCGATCTCGACGAGGTCGTGCTCGTGTCGGATCCCTTCCACATGAAGCGGTCGCAGCTGATCGCCGGCGGGTTCGGACTCGACGCCCGTGTCTCGGCGACACCATCGTCGGTGGTGACCGGCTGGACGTCGGCCCGCCGTCACGTTCGGGAAGCGGCCGGGGTCGCGCTCGGACGTCTGGTCGGGTTCGAGCGACTCAGCGATCTCGTCGGCTGA
- a CDS encoding PKD domain-containing protein, whose amino-acid sequence MNIVVDSERRASWAVTVVIGLLAISSLAVDAAAAAGPGTAWAWGANDDGQLGNGSTASRLAPAANGLTGVIDLHGGREHVVALLSNGTVRTWGDNGQGQLGDGTLTDRRGPTTVGGLTNVTAVETGHYHSLALKSDGSIWTWGYNAFGQLGDGTTTRRTTPVRVLGISDAIEIAAGRDMSYAIRADGSVWAWGLNGDGQLGDGTTTTRTSPVRVGLTNVVDIAGGRDHGLAVRSNGEVWAWGWNSYSQLGDGTTTDRLSPVRVGGLGAATEVIAGAHHSYALLSNGQVWSWGRNYRAELGDGTTVQRSTPVRVSGLAGVVAIGSGRDHGLAVLADGTLRAWGDNSGGQLGDGTVTRRLTPVVVPGISGVEVVAGGSSYSVALASTGSPPANLPPTAAITVDCSGLSCVFGSTGSSDPDGTIATRAWNLGDGTASGAQSVAHVYGEPGSYTVTLTVTDDEGAAGTAASTITVGDPAGGTVGYRDAASSNANTTNARVTVPGSVRAGDVMLLFSTTNSTASASTPTGWTMLGVQTDGSPDIVSRLYTRVAAAGDAGTTVSVVTGALAKTSLSLVAYRDAAPVATWAVRAEPGTTASHVTPSVSVGVSGSTIVSYWADKSSAASAWTLPASVAERARSSGAGGGRIDAITGDTVARTAGSWAGATATAATTASKAVMWSVVVSPG is encoded by the coding sequence GTGAACATCGTGGTCGATTCGGAACGGCGGGCCTCTTGGGCCGTCACGGTGGTCATCGGTCTCCTGGCGATCTCGTCGCTGGCGGTCGATGCTGCCGCCGCAGCGGGTCCAGGCACCGCATGGGCGTGGGGTGCCAATGACGACGGCCAGCTGGGCAACGGGTCGACCGCGTCGCGGCTCGCGCCTGCGGCGAACGGCCTCACCGGCGTGATCGACCTGCACGGTGGCCGTGAGCACGTGGTAGCGCTGCTGTCGAACGGCACGGTTCGCACGTGGGGCGACAACGGTCAGGGCCAGCTCGGTGACGGCACGCTCACCGATCGTCGCGGCCCGACCACCGTCGGGGGTTTGACCAATGTGACCGCCGTCGAGACCGGGCACTACCACTCGCTGGCGCTGAAGTCCGATGGTTCCATCTGGACGTGGGGCTACAACGCCTTCGGCCAACTCGGAGACGGGACCACGACCCGGAGAACCACTCCGGTGAGGGTGCTGGGTATCAGCGATGCGATCGAGATCGCGGCGGGCCGTGACATGAGTTACGCGATCCGCGCAGACGGCAGCGTGTGGGCGTGGGGGCTCAACGGCGACGGACAGCTTGGAGACGGGACGACCACGACCCGTACCTCGCCGGTGAGGGTCGGCCTGACGAACGTCGTGGACATCGCCGGTGGCCGTGACCACGGGCTCGCCGTTCGCTCGAACGGCGAGGTCTGGGCGTGGGGTTGGAACAGCTACTCGCAGCTCGGTGACGGAACGACGACCGATCGATTGAGTCCGGTTCGGGTCGGCGGATTGGGCGCCGCGACCGAAGTCATCGCAGGAGCGCACCATTCCTATGCGCTGCTGTCGAACGGCCAGGTGTGGTCGTGGGGACGGAACTATCGGGCGGAACTGGGTGATGGCACCACGGTCCAGCGGAGCACCCCCGTGCGGGTCTCCGGGTTGGCGGGCGTCGTCGCGATCGGCAGCGGACGCGATCACGGCCTGGCGGTCCTGGCCGACGGCACATTGCGGGCCTGGGGAGACAACAGCGGCGGCCAGCTCGGCGACGGCACGGTGACTCGTCGCCTGACCCCCGTGGTCGTCCCCGGCATCAGCGGTGTCGAGGTGGTCGCGGGCGGCTCCAGCTACTCCGTGGCGCTCGCCTCGACGGGGTCGCCGCCGGCGAACCTGCCGCCGACGGCCGCCATCACGGTCGACTGCAGCGGGTTGTCGTGCGTGTTCGGCAGCACCGGCAGTTCCGACCCCGACGGCACGATTGCGACACGCGCCTGGAATCTCGGTGACGGGACGGCATCAGGTGCCCAGTCCGTCGCGCACGTCTACGGCGAGCCAGGTTCGTACACGGTGACGCTCACCGTGACGGACGACGAGGGCGCAGCGGGCACTGCCGCCTCCACGATCACCGTCGGCGATCCGGCCGGCGGAACGGTCGGGTATCGCGATGCCGCGTCGTCGAATGCGAACACCACGAACGCACGGGTCACGGTGCCCGGTTCGGTCCGAGCCGGCGACGTCATGCTCCTCTTCTCGACGACCAACAGCACCGCGTCCGCCTCGACCCCGACCGGGTGGACGATGCTCGGCGTTCAGACAGACGGGAGCCCCGACATCGTCTCGCGGCTCTACACCCGAGTCGCGGCCGCAGGGGATGCCGGAACGACGGTGTCAGTGGTGACGGGTGCGCTCGCCAAGACCTCGTTGAGTCTGGTCGCCTATCGAGATGCAGCGCCCGTGGCGACCTGGGCGGTGCGGGCCGAGCCGGGTACGACAGCGTCGCACGTCACGCCGTCCGTGTCGGTCGGCGTCAGCGGCTCGACGATCGTGAGCTACTGGGCCGACAAGTCGAGCGCCGCCAGCGCGTGGACGCTGCCTGCGTCGGTCGCCGAACGGGCCCGGAGCAGCGGGGCCGGCGGTGGGCGCATCGACGCGATCACCGGCGACACAGTCGCCCGGACCGCCGGAAGCTGGGCGGGAGCCACGGCGACTGCTGCGACCACTGCGAGCAAGGCGGTGATGTGGTCGGTCGTCGTGTCTCCCGGGTGA
- a CDS encoding cytochrome P450: MPISPQRLTEPDYWHQPMPDRMAQFAEIREQGAIIPLTVENPFTETMDTFHAVTRYDELVEISKRPDDFCSGRGATAIFDLPMEMLEFFGGFINMDNPRHAHQRRIVAKAFTPTELSGVLDSVETICTELIDGFCERGEVDLVEVLSQPFPLLIICDMMGIPRSEFQTVLDATNIILGGGDPEFVGEDDVIGKLIGAGVSLATLMGELIEERRANPTDDLTSRLIHNDLAEDMLTPEEITSFFVLLAVAGNDTTRTAISHGVDLLSRFPDQRAIWQADVDGVTPTAVDEIVRAASPVTFMRRTATGDVQLGEYEFTDGDRMVLFYNAANRDPRRFDDPEQFDVRRSPNPHVGFGGPGPHFCLGAHLARRELAVVFRELFERLPDLHVTGTPVPLESAGIPLVSGIKRLPVAFTPTAPTRTR, encoded by the coding sequence ATGCCCATTTCCCCGCAACGCCTGACCGAACCGGACTATTGGCACCAACCGATGCCGGATCGGATGGCGCAGTTCGCCGAGATCAGGGAGCAGGGTGCGATCATCCCGCTCACGGTCGAGAATCCGTTCACCGAGACGATGGACACGTTCCATGCGGTCACCCGCTACGACGAACTGGTCGAGATCAGCAAGCGACCCGACGACTTCTGTTCGGGCCGTGGTGCGACCGCGATCTTCGACCTCCCCATGGAGATGCTCGAGTTCTTCGGCGGGTTCATCAACATGGACAACCCCCGTCACGCCCACCAGCGTCGGATCGTCGCCAAGGCGTTCACACCGACCGAACTCTCCGGTGTCCTCGACTCGGTCGAGACGATCTGCACCGAGCTGATCGACGGGTTCTGCGAACGCGGCGAGGTCGACCTGGTCGAGGTGCTCTCCCAGCCGTTCCCGCTGCTCATCATCTGCGACATGATGGGCATCCCGCGCAGCGAGTTCCAGACCGTCCTCGACGCCACCAACATCATCCTCGGCGGCGGCGACCCGGAGTTCGTCGGTGAGGACGACGTGATCGGCAAGCTGATCGGCGCCGGCGTCTCGCTCGCAACCCTGATGGGCGAACTGATCGAGGAACGCCGCGCCAACCCGACCGACGACCTGACGTCACGGCTGATCCACAACGACCTCGCCGAGGACATGTTGACCCCGGAGGAGATCACCTCGTTCTTCGTGCTGCTCGCGGTGGCCGGCAACGACACCACCCGGACCGCCATCAGCCACGGCGTCGATCTGCTGTCCCGATTCCCGGATCAGCGGGCGATCTGGCAGGCCGACGTCGACGGCGTCACGCCGACCGCCGTCGACGAGATCGTGCGTGCGGCTTCGCCCGTCACCTTCATGCGGCGCACGGCGACCGGTGACGTCCAGCTCGGCGAGTACGAGTTCACCGACGGCGACAGGATGGTGCTGTTCTACAACGCCGCCAACCGCGACCCGCGCCGGTTCGACGACCCCGAGCAGTTCGACGTCCGCCGCTCCCCCAACCCGCACGTCGGTTTCGGCGGTCCCGGCCCACACTTCTGCCTGGGTGCACACCTGGCCCGCCGCGAGCTCGCCGTCGTGTTCCGCGAACTGTTCGAGCGGCTGCCCGACCTGCACGTGACCGGCACGCCGGTGCCGTTGGAGTCGGCCGGCATCCCGCTCGTCTCGGGCATCAAGCGGCTCCCGGTGGCGTTCACGCCGACGGCGCCGACCCGCACGCGATAG
- a CDS encoding DUF1330 domain-containing protein, with the protein MTAYIIVDTNVSEPELYEEYKALARPVAEQYGGEYLARGGEMRIDDDDLWTPRRLVVLSFPDMAAANAFLDSDEYAPVKQLRRQYATSTVVVVDGAPTAPSTPAERRIEVQRAIAADPATIFDLLRRPEGHVEIDASGMLMSATGEPAGSVGDRFTVHMDRDSLRDFDLGEYDVEVVMTVFEPDREIAWTIDGQLQPPINHVYGYRLEAIDGGTIVTSYYDWSEIHEQYEPFAETIFPVVSEQNLRGTLGILARRVAPGASRPQIDTA; encoded by the coding sequence GTGACCGCCTACATCATCGTCGACACCAACGTCTCCGAACCGGAGCTCTACGAGGAGTACAAGGCGCTGGCCCGGCCGGTCGCCGAGCAGTACGGCGGCGAGTACCTGGCGCGCGGCGGCGAGATGCGGATCGACGACGACGACCTGTGGACGCCGCGGCGACTCGTCGTGCTGTCGTTCCCCGACATGGCGGCGGCGAACGCCTTCCTCGACAGCGACGAGTACGCGCCGGTCAAGCAGCTCCGCCGGCAGTACGCCACGTCGACCGTGGTCGTGGTCGACGGGGCGCCGACCGCGCCCTCGACACCCGCCGAGCGCCGCATCGAGGTGCAGCGGGCGATCGCTGCCGATCCCGCCACGATCTTCGACCTGCTCCGGCGCCCCGAGGGTCACGTCGAGATCGACGCGTCCGGCATGCTGATGTCGGCGACCGGTGAACCGGCGGGCTCCGTCGGCGACCGGTTCACCGTGCACATGGATCGCGACTCGCTGCGCGACTTCGACCTGGGCGAGTACGACGTCGAGGTCGTGATGACGGTGTTCGAACCGGACCGCGAGATCGCCTGGACGATCGACGGTCAGCTCCAGCCGCCGATCAACCACGTGTACGGGTACCGCCTCGAAGCGATCGACGGCGGCACGATCGTGACGTCGTACTACGACTGGTCGGAGATCCACGAGCAGTACGAACCGTTCGCGGAGACCATCTTCCCGGTCGTGTCCGAGCAGAACCTGCGTGGCACGCTCGGCATCCTCGCCCGCCGGGTCGCACCCGGCGCATCACGCCCGCAGATCGACACCGCCTGA